ATACAGCCCATtgagaagacagaagaagagAATTTCAATATATTgatattccatatcatatgacatcatgtgaaaaaaattataaaactgAATGGGAGTTGGACAGGGGAGGGGCTGCTGCCTCCCCCACCAGCCAGACCTGCCCAGCCCCATGTCCCACACAGCTTGCAGACAGCCCTGCTCCAGGCTCTGATGGCTCAGGGCCAGTAGCGGGACCAGGTCAGGCTGTTCGTTCCCCAGTGCAGGCACGGAGCCCGGCTGGAGCTTGGAGCAGTATcactgcagccatcagcccacAGCAGACCGAGGtgagaggctgctgctgggatgagTTTCAGAGATGGTGGCAGTTTCCTTGggaaatttctcctttttgttcatGCAACAGGAAGCTGGGCTGGATCTCTGCCCTGAGACATGCTACTCAAGAGCCCCATTGGCACGGAGTGATCTGCAGGGTTTGGATCTCCCCTGCCTGATCCCTCCTCCTGTGGGCTCACTGAGGCTGCGGCCTGCAGAGCACCCACAGGACATCTCATTCTGCCCATTGTCACAACCAGAATGTGGTGCTCCAGCTGTCCCTCAGAACACACCGCTTGTTTCAAGAGTTGTTTTTGGTGTCATGGCCAGCACACAGGGTGGGACACTGTCGGAAGGATACGTGCTCACGACAGAggctgagcaacagcagcaaggcTATAGGGCTCCTGGTCATGATTGCCTCTGCAGGGCAATGTCATACCCACATCAGCTCCCATCAGTCCCCATCCATCCTCTGAACTATTCAGCCATtgctgggcagctctgtgccggCCGTGCCCATCGGGGAGGGAAGCAGACCAAGACGGATAGGAATGAGTGTTGCTAAACCCCCTCCGTGGAAGTCTGTGGGTGTGCAAAATGCTTGGAATGACAATGGCGCACTTCCAAAGGCACCAGGTGTGTCCAGGTATGCCCAAGGATGGCAGGAATCCCTCTCCAGCCTCCCttccctgtgccctgctgcaTGCCTGCTGCCTCCATGGTGACACATGGCAGACACTTATTTGCCTGCAGATACAGAGACAGCACGCAGAGACTGCGAGAGAGTCAGCTCTGGCCCACATTTTATTTGGTCTCCAAGAGAAGCCAAGCAGGGTAATGTCTCAGTGGGAGGAATCCAAATATTTGTGTACAAGTATGATaaccaccaaaaacaaaaataagggTAACTGTCCCAACCCCAAACCGTCTTAGAGTCCTCTCTGTGAGTTGGGAAAACGGCATTTTATGGCCTTGTTCTCTCCTGGCTGGTTGGTGCTGCAATGCAGTGTGTCCCATTGGGCCAAAATTGTGTGGAAAAACAAGATGAATGCATGGAGCCCATCCTGGCAGTGAGATGCCATGGACAGAAAATCCTGCTCTGGATATATGGGCTTGGCTGAGTCCCTGTCCTGAGACCAAACGCTCAGGACCAGGAAAGTATGTCATCAGAAGAGTAACTGCATGCAAGGCATCTATCCCCCTGTCTACATGTAtgtctgcaaagcaggcccAGCTGTCCCTGCTTCCCCTCTCCACGGGAActgcccctcctgctgctcccagaggCTCCTCTGGCCATAGTGACTTGGGGTGATTCCCCCTCCATCCATCTCTGCCCTGCCTGGGGTCAGTCCCCACAGCAATTCACGGGGCAGGCACGGGCAGCACAGGTAGGCCGCCTTAAACATCCTCTGTGTCGCGCTGCACAaatgactgcaggcagaggtacGGCAGAGCGAGCgcaaaacatttaataattcCATAGACAAAGCAATAAATAAGAGAAACAACAGtaaataagaaatacatttccagTTATAGAGCTTTCCCATTATAAAAATCGTTTTGGATCCCAAATATTTCCACTGGAGGAGGGCATGGGAGTCCAGAGCTAGACACGTGTTCAGCCTCTAAGCATCATTTCACAAAGCTTGGCTACAGAAGGACGAGGAGTGAGGACGCAGATGGTGATTCAGCCAAATTCAGGGCAaatgcatagaatcataaaatggtctgggttgaaaaggaccttaaatgtcatctagtttcaacctccctgccataggcagggttgcAAATCACTGgaccatgctgcccagagcaacATCCAGGCTGTCCATCTCAGGGAGCTTTCCTcagggggaagagaaagggaaaaggagaggatgTGAGTGCAGCTGGGGAGAAACGGGGGCCACCTGCCCCTCCAACTAGGGCCATAAGGGAACAGGGAATTACAGAGAGCAAGTCAGAGCCTAACTCAGCAGGGCACTTGTGCTGCCATTGTACGGGCTGGCTTGCCAACAGCCACTTTATGTAGGAAAAGTATGGGAATTCCAGGGGTGTCTTGGGCCCTAAAAGTATCCAGCCAACCTCAGGGACAAAGAGGAACCAAAGGCCGAGCACCGGATCTGGGCCAGGTGAAGGCAGCAAAACCTGCCCCATGGTCTTCATCGAGCTCTGAGGCCAGCCTGTCCTGAGTGCCCAAAGTGAAGACGTGAGTGCTGCAGCCACTCAGATCCAGAGCAACAGAATTAGTGAACTTCAGGGCCGAGAGTTCAGGGAGAGCGTGTGGGAAAGCCCTCCGAAGATGTCGGGCTCAGCATCTGAGCGTTCTGAGGCCAGCCTGCCAGAGAAGCCCACCTGCAACGCCTCTGGTGcggtgctgctggcacacaaGGGGTCCAGGTCTAGGGAGCGCCAGCCACCAAGGAGCAAGCACCAAGGGCTCCTACCGTGTCACggcaggcagcagcttgctgcttgctgctgccagcGTCATAATGGGCAAGCCAGCGCTGGCCGTGTGGCAATGGTGTCACAATGGGTTGGTTTGTGATGCGGCCGCCCAGGAGCAGTATAAAAggggctgcgtgctgctgggtcctgcatcctgaagagcagccagcagaggacTGGAAGCGTCAGGAAGGGATGAGCTCCCACATGGCTGTCGCCAACAAGGAGCAACCCGCTGTCGTGAGACGGACCAAGATAAGGTTCTGGGAGGATGGCCCCTCAACGCACTATGCTTTGAGAATGCCAAATGTCACCACCAAAGGTATAAAtgtccacagccaccacaggagcactgctggcaaCGAGCGGGTGACAGCCAGCGCTGTGACAGTCTCGGGGCTGTCTCCGTGTGGGGCTGGGCTCAGAGATGGCGTTTTCCATCTGCCACCTCGCTACCAGCAGTAGCAGCACCAACAAGTGGCAGATGCAGAGTgtgacctgcttttcctttgccctccagagcgagtagctgtctgggatgcggtggccATCTACGTGCAACAGCATCTCCTGCTGCGCAAGGTGGGTCAGCACCTGCTTCCCATTTGTCTGTTTGGAGGGGTGAGAAGTCCCCTTGTCCCTGGGCTGCAGAATGCAATGGCTCTTCCCCTCTCTAGAAAGCAGGAATCTCCCCCCAGAAGTCCCTATCAAATGCCAGTGGGCCACCCGCAAGTGCAGCATGGCTGGTGCTAGGCACTGGTGTATCTCAGGGCTATTCCCAGGAACTGGATTCCATGAGGCTGCCTCTGCCCAAACTGCTTCACCGCATGTTTGGAGggcaaggggagggagaggaccgggcagctccttcccaaagcTCACCACCCTACCCTGGCCTGTGCACCTGAACAGTGGGAGAGGGCACAGCAGAACCTGGACAGGGCAACCTCCATCTCTTCTTCCAGCCTTAAAACCTTcagtcctttctttctcctccactcGCAGGGGGTCCGCATTCCATCCCTCGGCTCCTTCGACATCGTCTGCAAATGGTTCAAGGCTAAGGGTGAGACTGTGATTGTGCAGTGGCCTGAGTTTCGCCTGGCCAGGAACCTTGTGGAAAAACACAACCTTGTGTACGATAAAGAATACCTGCCAGGTAAGAGGAGGATTGAACCTTTGCTGGCTGCACGGACAGGGCAAATGGGGCTATCAGCTCCGTTCTCCAAAGCAAACTGCCCCCTCTGTGGAGCCTGTCCAAGTATGGGCTCAACCTGGCCGGTGACCCCAGTGAGTAGCGCATGGGAAGCATGGGCAGAAGGGCCGCTGCATGACCAACTCCATCTCTCTTGTGTGATTTTCCAGGCCATAGGGAGGTGGAGCCCCTCAAATGCGCTGAGGTGGCCGCAGCCGCATCGGTGTCCTGGCAGACAGGGGAGGCCTGCATATACGGCACCACATCCCTCGTCTCCCACTGCCTGACAAAGGGGGAGAACATTGCCTTTGTCCTGAAGGACATAGGAGTTCTCCTCATTGATGGAACACGAGTTCAAATGAAATACTACCGCGACTTCCTGGAGAGGATCTGTGGGAAGGAGGACCTAAAAATAGCTCTTTCCAAGGTAAGGTTTGGGTTTCTCCATGGCCTGGGCTGTCCCTGCCTGCCTCGCCCTGCCTGCGTGTGATGCACCAGCATCTGGCCAGCTGCTTGGGCAGGCAAGAGCTACGGTGCTGTCAGCTCTCACTGCCTTGGGCTTCTCCAGCACTCTCCAGTGCTTCAGCCATGACAAGGATGTCCCGcaacctccctgttcctcccctgcaggtCCCCTggttgagggacatggtggtTTCCCGGGTGGCGGTGTTGGCCTCCCTGACGTTCTCCGGCCGGGTCATCGTCTTTCCCAAGTGAGTATGTTGGTGGCTGTAGCCTCGCCTTgatgcagctctcagctcttgTTCAGTAGTGTTTATTCCTTGTGAGCATGGGCATCCTGCCATGGGAACACAGGGCAGCAACTGGTGTTAGCTTCCCGTCCCATCAATAGCACGTGAGGTGAACCAAGAACACAACTAATACAGTTGACTACAATTGCGTTAAATCACGGCATCATTCCATGGAGATTTCCAAGTTTCTCAGGGAAGCACTCGGCATAACCAACGCTGTGTTGTCCTGCCAAGTTTATCTGAAAAGATGTTTTTGACAAAAAAAGGGTGAAAGAGCCTTTccttttttgaaaggaaaaccaCTGGCTTAAGGAGCAAGATGGTTTATCCATTCTAATAGTATCATcaagtccccatccctgcaggaaggATGATCATGGAATTTGGCCACGAGATTCCACCCTGCCCCACACTCTATGTTTCTCACCAGACTCCCCTGGTGTTTACTGACAGCTAAGGTCGCAGGTCACGTTGCTTAGGGAACCGTCGCAGAACAGATTCTCCAGCACTGTTCCCCCTGGAGGCTTCACCTTCTCTCACGAGGGCTCACTTCAACAATCCACATCCAGTAAATATTCCTCATAGACATGTGTGTGAGGTACATCAGATGGGAGAGCTAACGGGATTTAGGTGACATTTCCATCCCATCACGGCCTGGATTCCTCTGCTAGGTGACCCCATTTCCCAGGACAGTCCTTGGTGTTGGGATGCAGTCGACACTGGAGCATAATGGCGTTTATGCAATGTGAAAATCTGCCTGTGCACAGGCCACGACGGTGGGCAGAGTGCGCTGCTGGAGCCCTGGGTCACACCAGCGTCTTCTCCTTTTGTACAGGTTTCAACAGGAGTTCGTACCAAAACCACCTCCCAGGAAACCCCGTGAGGCCTCAGAAGTCCCTCCGGaccagggcaagaaaggtaaagcagctgccagctcctaTCCATACCACACGCAACCGACCTGTGATGGGAAAATCCCCAGTCCACAATCATCCAAAGGCGGTGACTTGTGAAAAGATTCATGCCAGCTCGGCACAGCCTCTGCTCCTAATAATATGAAATCTAGGAGGCAGGGAGTGTGGTTCCCACGGTGCCCGCTTCCCTGGGTACAGCTGGAGGATGGGGGGTCCTAGGCCCTGTCCTTCCCTCAGGAAGTGAGCCCCTGAAAgagaggggagcagagcggcCCTCTCCGGTCATTTGGGAACAGGCCTGAGCACCCCTGCATGTCACTGGGCCGGCAGTGTCGCAGTGAATCTCCTCTGACGCGATCTCTCCTCCCCACTTCCAGGGACATTCCCTGAATTGCCTCCCTTGCCCGGCTGCGTCCGTGTTACTTTT
Above is a window of Gallus gallus isolate bGalGal1 chromosome 9, bGalGal1.mat.broiler.GRCg7b, whole genome shotgun sequence DNA encoding:
- the LOC121111532 gene encoding coiled-coil domain-containing protein 81-like isoform X1; the protein is MGWFVMRPPRSSIKGAACCWVLHPEEQPAEDWKRQEGMSSHMAVANKEQPAVVRRTKIRFWEDGPSTHYALRMPNVTTKERVAVWDAVAIYVQQHLLLRKGVRIPSLGSFDIVCKWFKAKGETVIVQWPEFRLARNLVEKHNLVYDKEYLPGHREVEPLKCAEVAAAASVSWQTGEACIYGTTSLVSHCLTKGENIAFVLKDIGVLLIDGTRVQMKYYRDFLERICGKEDLKIALSKVPWLRDMVVSRVAVLASLTFSGRVIVFPKFQQEFVPKPPPRKPREASEVPPDQGKKGTFPELPPLPGCVRVTFLQDPGSRKKSGVTTKKSSCLACWKS